In Phalacrocorax aristotelis chromosome 6, bGulAri2.1, whole genome shotgun sequence, one DNA window encodes the following:
- the RWDD3 gene encoding RWD domain-containing protein 3 isoform X1, translating to MSELALEELSALAAIYCEPDACEVLAVSETHGITFTIQISVKELLDTDVLLKLLFHLPVNYPSILPDISVNSDQLTRAQCMDVKYKLLEQAKKHLSEPMVHDLILWIQQHLKYVVKQSATVCDGKTTLSKGTSTEDGIWMLLLHLDHMRAKAKYVKTVEKWASDLRLTGRLMFMGKIILILLQGDRSNIKEYLILQKTSKVDVDSSGKKCKEKMMSVLCETKVQSQHKRFETFEVKEFSTLDELQKEFETAGLRALFSEFVPPLLK from the exons ATGTCGGAGCTGGCGCTGGAGGAGCTCTCGGCTCTCGCCGCCATCTACTGCGAGCCGGACGCCTGCGAAGTGCTGGCGGTCTCAG AGACGCATGGAATCACATTTACAATTCAAATCAGCGTGAAAGAACTGCTGGATACAGATGTACTTTTAAAGTTGTTATTTCATTTACCAGTCAATTATCCATCAATTCTACCAGATATTTCTGTTAACTCAGACCAGCTTACGAGGGCCCAATGTATGGACGTGAAATATAAACTACTTGAACAAGCAAAGAAGCATCTTTCTGAACCCATGGTACATGATCTGATCCTTTGGATACAGCAGCATCTTAAGTACGTCGTTAAGCAATCAGCAACAGTTTGCGATGGAAAAACTACTTTGTCAAAAGGAACAAGTACAGAGGATGGTATCTGGATGCTCCTTTTGCATTTAGATCACATGAGAGCAAAGGCAAAATACGTCAAAACTGTGGAAAAATGGGCTTCGGATCTAAGGCTGACTGGAAGACTGATGTTCATGGGCAAGATAATATTGATTCTTCTTCAGGGTGACAGGAGCAACATTAAG GAGTACTTGATTCTTCAGAAAACTTCTAAGGTAGATGTGGACTCAAGcggaaagaaatgcaaagagaaaatgatGAGCGTACTGTGTGAGACAAAAGTGCAGTCGCAGCATAAAAG GTTTGAGACGTTTGAAGTCAAAGAATTTTCAACGCTGGATGAGCTACAAAAGGAATTTGAAACTGCAGGACTTAGAGCACTTTTCTCTGAGTTTGTGCCTcctctcttaaaataa
- the RWDD3 gene encoding RWD domain-containing protein 3 isoform X2 has translation MRSRGSPLSFSGETHGITFTIQISVKELLDTDVLLKLLFHLPVNYPSILPDISVNSDQLTRAQCMDVKYKLLEQAKKHLSEPMVHDLILWIQQHLKYVVKQSATVCDGKTTLSKGTSTEDGIWMLLLHLDHMRAKAKYVKTVEKWASDLRLTGRLMFMGKIILILLQGDRSNIKEYLILQKTSKVDVDSSGKKCKEKMMSVLCETKVQSQHKRFETFEVKEFSTLDELQKEFETAGLRALFSEFVPPLLK, from the exons ATGAGAAGCCGTGGGtcacctctctctttttccGGGG AGACGCATGGAATCACATTTACAATTCAAATCAGCGTGAAAGAACTGCTGGATACAGATGTACTTTTAAAGTTGTTATTTCATTTACCAGTCAATTATCCATCAATTCTACCAGATATTTCTGTTAACTCAGACCAGCTTACGAGGGCCCAATGTATGGACGTGAAATATAAACTACTTGAACAAGCAAAGAAGCATCTTTCTGAACCCATGGTACATGATCTGATCCTTTGGATACAGCAGCATCTTAAGTACGTCGTTAAGCAATCAGCAACAGTTTGCGATGGAAAAACTACTTTGTCAAAAGGAACAAGTACAGAGGATGGTATCTGGATGCTCCTTTTGCATTTAGATCACATGAGAGCAAAGGCAAAATACGTCAAAACTGTGGAAAAATGGGCTTCGGATCTAAGGCTGACTGGAAGACTGATGTTCATGGGCAAGATAATATTGATTCTTCTTCAGGGTGACAGGAGCAACATTAAG GAGTACTTGATTCTTCAGAAAACTTCTAAGGTAGATGTGGACTCAAGcggaaagaaatgcaaagagaaaatgatGAGCGTACTGTGTGAGACAAAAGTGCAGTCGCAGCATAAAAG GTTTGAGACGTTTGAAGTCAAAGAATTTTCAACGCTGGATGAGCTACAAAAGGAATTTGAAACTGCAGGACTTAGAGCACTTTTCTCTGAGTTTGTGCCTcctctcttaaaataa